AAGCCGATCGTGTCGCCCATGGCGCGGATGATCAGGCCGTTCTGCAGCGCCAACGCGTCGAACCGCGCGCCGACCTTCAGGCCGGGATCGAAGGCGGCGCGTGTCGCGGGGTCGGCGACCAGCTCGACGCCGATCATCAGGCCTTCGCCGCGCACCTGCCCGACAATGGCGGAACGGTTGGCGATCGCCTCCAGGCCGGTCTTCAGCCGGGTTCCCATGGCGCGGACATGCTCGACCAGGTCCATCTCGTGATAGATGCGCAGCGTTTCCAGCGCGACGGCGGCGCCGACCGGGTGGCCGGAATTGGTGAAGCCATGGCCGAACAGTTCGCCGGCCTTGTTCATCTCGGCGAGCGCGTCGCGGACCGGCCGGCCGAGCAGCACGGCGGAGATCGGGAAATAGGACGAGGACAGGCCCTTGGCGAGCGCCATCATGTCGGGCTGCATGCCCACCGTCTGGCAGCCGAACCAGTTGCCGGTGCGGCCGAAACCGCAGACCACCTCGTCGGCCAGGACAAGGATGTCATGGCGGCGCAGCACCGCCTCGATCTTGGCGAAGTAACCCTGGGGCGGCACGACGATGCCGCCGCCGGCATTGATCGGCTCGGCGATAAAGGCGGCGATCGTGTCGGGACCTTCGGCCACAATCATTGCCTCGAGATCATCGGCGAGACGGGTGGCGAAAGCCTCGTCGGTCTCGTCGGGCAGGGCGCCATGATAGGCATCCGGACAATGGGTGTGCAGGAAACCCGGCAACGGCAGGCCGTATTCGCGATGCATCCGCGGCAGGCCGCACATGGAGGCCGCGACGATGGTCGAGCCGTGGAAACCCCGGTCGCGGGCGATGATCTTGCGTTTGGCCTGATGGCCGCGGGCGGCATGATAGACCCAGGCGAGCTTGACCATGGTCTCGGTCGCTTCCGACCCGGACGTGGCGAAATAGGCCTGGGCATGCGGAATGGGGGAGATCGCGACCAGCTGTTCGGCGAGGTCGATGGTGACGTCGGGCGTCTTGTGGTTGAAGCTGTGGTAGAAGCCGAACTTGTCGTAAGCCGCGGCGGCGGCGGCCTTCAGGCGCTCGTTCGAAAAGCCGAGCGACGTGCACCAGAGCCCGGCCATGGCCTCGAGGTAACGCTTGCCCTGGGCGTCGAAGACATAGACGCCTTCGCCGCGCGCCATGATCAGCGGCCCGACCTCGGCATGCCGGCCGGGATTGGTCTGCGAATGCAGGTGAAACAGCACGTCGCGTGCTTCGGCCGAATTCGGCTTCAGGTTCGCCATGGGGTCAGCTCCTCGTGCCGCCGCGACCGGCGTCACGCATCCCGAGAGGAAGACGGGGCTGCTGCCCTCTTTTTGGTCATACCAAATTGGCCTGACCAGATTGTCTCGGCTATATCTGGCTTGTCAAACTCAAAAACCGGACGGTTCAACCCGCCATGCTGCCTGATCCGCCTCCATCGCCGCCGCGCAGTTTCGAGATTGTCGCCCGGCAAATCGCCGCCATGGTCCAGTCCAGCTACAAGATCGGCCAGCGATTGCCCGCCGAGCGCGATCTGGCCAAATCTTTCGGTGTGTCCCGGCCGACCATCCGCGAGGCGATCCTGTCGCTCGCCATGGCAGGCATGCTGAAAGTGCGGAGCAACAGCGGTGCCTATGTCATCAGCCGGC
This portion of the Phreatobacter stygius genome encodes:
- a CDS encoding aminotransferase: MANLKPNSAEARDVLFHLHSQTNPGRHAEVGPLIMARGEGVYVFDAQGKRYLEAMAGLWCTSLGFSNERLKAAAAAAYDKFGFYHSFNHKTPDVTIDLAEQLVAISPIPHAQAYFATSGSEATETMVKLAWVYHAARGHQAKRKIIARDRGFHGSTIVAASMCGLPRMHREYGLPLPGFLHTHCPDAYHGALPDETDEAFATRLADDLEAMIVAEGPDTIAAFIAEPINAGGGIVVPPQGYFAKIEAVLRRHDILVLADEVVCGFGRTGNWFGCQTVGMQPDMMALAKGLSSSYFPISAVLLGRPVRDALAEMNKAGELFGHGFTNSGHPVGAAVALETLRIYHEMDLVEHVRAMGTRLKTGLEAIANRSAIVGQVRGEGLMIGVELVADPATRAAFDPGLKVGARFDALALQNGLIIRAMGDTIGFCPPLIITAAEVDEILDLFARTLGQVETQVGDAQVRDAQVREAQVREAQLRPNPSQAAE